One Synechococcus sp. JA-2-3B'a(2-13) genomic window carries:
- a CDS encoding S-layer homology domain-containing protein, producing the protein MAAPFRDTFGHWAQAYIETLSAQGVLNGFPDGTFRPNEPVTRAQFATIVNTAFRLRNTSGTFIGFRDVPPTHWAASAISTAAANNLVAGFPDGTFRPEQPVTRTEALVVLTNAIGNTGAIPAAQPSDLFSRYRDAAAIPNWALAQLAAANRAGLIVNYPDPMLLEPNRPATRAEVAAFTHQAMLSRGSLVAQNPGGLPSGSQPGFDLRLSTLAAGTLMQTTTPFNERLFIAPNETRPMSLIVRNPIRNAQGDILVPFGSRVDGRFEPAPGGTRFVAESIIVNNQLFPLAAQSDIIHDVKDPRYTTTGKIIQDAAIGAAAGAILGLVTGDNAIATEEVLGAGVAGAVIGNVTAPQVVVLDPNQVIELRLTQDLALTPASR; encoded by the coding sequence ATGGCCGCCCCTTTTCGCGACACCTTTGGCCACTGGGCCCAAGCCTACATTGAGACCCTCTCCGCTCAGGGCGTGTTGAACGGCTTCCCCGATGGTACCTTCCGCCCCAATGAGCCGGTTACCCGCGCTCAGTTTGCCACCATTGTCAATACCGCTTTCCGCCTCCGCAATACCTCCGGTACTTTTATCGGCTTTCGGGATGTGCCCCCCACCCACTGGGCAGCCAGTGCCATCTCGACGGCAGCGGCCAACAACTTAGTCGCAGGCTTTCCTGATGGCACCTTCCGTCCTGAACAGCCCGTTACCCGCACCGAAGCGCTGGTGGTTTTGACCAACGCCATTGGCAACACGGGAGCGATCCCAGCCGCTCAGCCCAGCGATCTCTTCAGCCGCTATCGAGATGCGGCAGCCATCCCCAATTGGGCCCTGGCACAACTTGCGGCAGCCAACCGCGCCGGGTTGATTGTCAATTATCCAGACCCGATGCTCTTGGAACCCAACCGCCCCGCCACCCGTGCCGAGGTGGCAGCCTTCACCCACCAGGCCATGCTCAGCCGGGGATCCTTGGTGGCACAAAACCCAGGGGGCTTGCCCTCCGGTTCCCAGCCAGGCTTTGACCTGCGCCTTTCCACCCTAGCGGCGGGCACCCTGATGCAAACCACCACCCCCTTCAACGAGCGCCTCTTCATTGCCCCCAACGAAACCCGGCCCATGTCTTTGATCGTCCGCAACCCGATTCGCAACGCCCAGGGGGATATTCTGGTGCCTTTTGGCTCGCGGGTGGATGGCCGCTTTGAGCCAGCCCCAGGGGGCACCCGTTTTGTGGCGGAAAGCATCATTGTCAACAACCAACTGTTCCCCTTGGCTGCCCAGTCAGACATCATCCACGATGTCAAGGATCCCCGCTACACCACCACAGGCAAAATCATTCAGGATGCGGCCATCGGTGCAGCAGCAGGCGCTATTCTCGGCTTGGTAACCGGAGACAATGCCATTGCCACAGAGGAAGTGCTGGGGGCAGGGGTGGCCGGAGCGGTAATTGGCAATGTAACGGCACCACAGGTGGTGGTGCTGGATCCCAATCAGGTGATCGAGCTGCGCCTCACTCAGGATCTGGCGCTGACCCCAGCATCCCGATAA
- the sufD gene encoding Fe-S cluster assembly protein SufD, protein MSATLPKPFAPESRLFLEHILGQIPERQDPYTTLRQQARAQLAELGIPTPREEDWKYSDLSPLLAHKFRLAAAGDPSLDAATLEPWLWPETSYSRAVFVNGYFAPQLSDLSGLPTALQVIPLAQAPGELLQTLAKTDVFTALNTAHLGDGIQIGLQPGQEVPSPLHLLFITVAPEGEAVLAQPRCLLSLQAHSSLTLIEDHVSLGSGIPFGNAVTEIALAEGSRLHHVILQRQGSPAFHINQTAVRQSRNSHYRLQSIQWGSQFSRHNLEITQAGAQAHTQLQGLTLLKGSQHSDTHSRLVHQAPHGSSRQLHKCIVDETAHAVFSGRILVSREAQLTDAAQTNRNLLLGPKARVDTQPQLEIFADNVKCAHGATVSQLEAEEIFYLQSRGIPQADARQLLTCAFAAEVLEGIPLAQLPALVARQLAGIP, encoded by the coding sequence ATGAGCGCCACCTTGCCCAAACCTTTTGCCCCAGAGAGCCGCCTATTCCTGGAGCACATCCTCGGCCAAATCCCGGAAAGGCAGGATCCCTACACCACCCTTAGGCAGCAGGCCCGCGCCCAATTGGCCGAACTGGGGATCCCGACCCCACGGGAAGAGGATTGGAAATACAGCGATCTCTCGCCACTGCTGGCCCACAAGTTTCGCCTGGCTGCCGCGGGGGATCCGTCTCTGGATGCAGCAACCCTAGAACCTTGGCTTTGGCCGGAAACCAGCTATAGCCGCGCCGTGTTCGTCAACGGCTACTTTGCCCCCCAGCTTTCTGATTTGAGCGGCCTGCCCACCGCTTTGCAGGTGATCCCTTTAGCCCAAGCCCCAGGGGAGTTGCTGCAAACCCTGGCCAAGACGGATGTGTTTACGGCCCTCAACACCGCTCATCTGGGAGATGGGATCCAGATTGGCCTACAGCCCGGCCAGGAAGTTCCGTCACCGCTGCACCTGCTGTTCATAACGGTGGCTCCTGAGGGAGAGGCCGTTTTGGCCCAGCCCCGCTGCCTGCTGTCTTTGCAAGCCCACAGCTCCCTCACGCTGATCGAAGATCATGTATCCCTGGGATCCGGGATCCCCTTTGGCAACGCGGTTACGGAGATCGCCCTGGCAGAGGGATCCCGCTTGCACCATGTGATTTTGCAAAGGCAGGGATCCCCAGCCTTCCACATCAACCAGACCGCCGTGCGCCAAAGCCGCAACAGCCACTACCGCCTCCAGTCGATTCAGTGGGGATCCCAGTTTTCTCGCCACAACCTGGAGATCACCCAAGCCGGAGCCCAGGCCCACACCCAACTGCAGGGGCTAACGCTGCTGAAGGGATCCCAGCACAGCGACACCCACTCCCGCCTGGTGCATCAGGCCCCCCACGGCAGCAGCCGCCAATTGCACAAGTGCATCGTTGACGAGACGGCCCATGCGGTCTTCAGCGGACGGATTCTGGTGAGCCGAGAGGCCCAACTGACGGACGCCGCCCAGACCAACCGCAACCTGCTCCTAGGCCCCAAAGCGCGGGTCGACACCCAGCCGCAACTGGAGATCTTTGCCGACAACGTCAAATGCGCCCATGGGGCCACCGTCAGCCAACTGGAGGCAGAAGAGATCTTTTATCTGCAAAGCCGGGGTATTCCCCAAGCTGATGCCAGGCAACTTCTCACCTGCGCTTTTGCGGCAGAAGTTCTGGAAGGGATCCCGTTGGCTCAACTTCCCGCCCTGGTGGCCCGCCAGTTGGCTGGGATCCCGTGA
- the sufC gene encoding Fe-S cluster assembly ATPase SufC has protein sequence MIRENSPVILSVRDLSAEIDGTPILKGLSLEIRAGEIHAIMGPNGSGKSTFSKILAGHPDYRVTGGEILYLGKNLLEMEPEERAWAGIFLAFQYPIEVPGVSNLDFLRAAYNARQKYRDQPELDALDFDDLVREKLDIVKMDPVFLERSVNEGFSGGEKKRNEILQMAVLEPTLAILDETDSGLDIDALRIVAQGINRLAGSENAMLLITHYQRLLDYVTPDYVHVMEGGRIVISGDKTLALELEERGYDWIKTQSGQEPAAATSRQEKEG, from the coding sequence ATGATCCGTGAAAACAGCCCTGTCATCTTATCCGTTCGAGATCTCAGCGCCGAGATCGATGGCACCCCCATTCTCAAGGGGTTGAGCCTGGAAATTCGCGCCGGAGAAATCCACGCCATCATGGGCCCCAATGGTTCTGGAAAAAGCACTTTTTCCAAGATCTTGGCTGGCCACCCCGACTACCGGGTGACAGGAGGCGAGATCCTCTATCTGGGCAAGAATCTTCTGGAAATGGAACCGGAGGAGCGGGCTTGGGCAGGGATCTTCTTGGCGTTTCAATACCCCATCGAGGTTCCGGGGGTGAGCAACTTGGATTTCCTGCGCGCCGCCTACAACGCTCGCCAGAAATATCGGGATCAGCCGGAACTGGATGCTCTGGATTTTGACGACCTGGTACGGGAAAAGTTGGATATTGTCAAAATGGATCCCGTTTTTTTGGAGCGCTCTGTGAACGAGGGCTTTTCCGGCGGTGAGAAAAAGCGCAACGAGATCCTGCAAATGGCGGTGTTGGAGCCCACGCTGGCCATTTTGGACGAGACGGATTCCGGCCTGGATATCGACGCGCTGCGCATTGTCGCCCAGGGCATCAACCGACTGGCCGGCTCTGAGAATGCCATGCTCTTGATCACCCACTACCAACGCTTGCTGGACTATGTTACCCCCGACTACGTGCACGTGATGGAGGGGGGTCGTATCGTCATCAGTGGGGACAAGACCTTGGCGCTGGAGCTGGAAGAACGGGGCTACGACTGGATCAAAACTCAGTCGGGTCAAGAACCGGCAGCTGCGACATCTCGGCAGGAGAAAGAGGGATGA
- the mscL gene encoding large-conductance mechanosensitive channel protein MscL, which translates to MRAFLEEFKNFISRGNALDLAVGVVIGGAFGKIVTSFVADLFTPVLGLMIGGVNFQHLAWEIGGSPEDPVTINYGSFLQAVFDFVIIAFAIFLLVKAINTLQRKEEESPPTLPPPEVVLLTEIRDILNRHSQ; encoded by the coding sequence ATGCGGGCATTTCTGGAGGAGTTCAAAAACTTTATTAGCCGGGGCAATGCCTTAGATTTGGCTGTTGGCGTTGTTATTGGAGGTGCTTTTGGGAAGATAGTGACTTCTTTCGTAGCAGATCTATTTACTCCGGTTTTAGGCTTGATGATTGGTGGAGTGAACTTCCAGCACTTGGCCTGGGAAATCGGTGGAAGTCCTGAAGACCCAGTTACGATTAACTACGGTAGCTTTCTGCAAGCTGTGTTTGATTTTGTGATTATCGCTTTTGCCATCTTCTTACTGGTGAAGGCGATCAACACCCTACAGCGAAAGGAGGAAGAATCTCCTCCCACATTGCCCCCACCAGAAGTGGTTTTGCTGACAGAGATCCGGGATATCCTCAATCGCCACTCCCAATAG
- the sufB gene encoding Fe-S cluster assembly protein SufB yields MSTSVRALVNQPYKYGFVTDIPSESIGKGLNEEVIRQIWAKKGEPDFMLEFRLRAYRQWLKMSEPTWPNVSYPPIDYQNIVYYSAPKVQPKKKSLDEVDPVLLETFEKLGIPLSEQKRLANVAVDAIFDSVSVATTFREKLAKEGVIFCSMSEALREYPELVRKYLGSVVPIADNYYAALNSAVFSDGSFVYVPKGVRCPMELSTYFRINNGESGQFERTLIIADEGSYVSYLEGCTAPMFDTNQLHAAVVELIVLDNAEIKYSTVQNWYAGDENGKGGIYNFVTKRGLCQGANSKISWTQVETGSAITWKYPSCVLVGENSVGEFYSVALTNNYQQADTGTKMIHVGRNTRSKIISKGISAGHSKNSYRGLVKIGPKAEGARNFSQCDSMLIGDQCSANTFPYIEVQNNTAKVEHEASTSKIGEEQLFYFQSRGISAEDAVSMIISGFCREVFNQLPMEFAVEADRLLSLKLEGSVG; encoded by the coding sequence ATGTCTACGAGCGTCCGCGCCCTGGTCAACCAGCCCTACAAGTACGGCTTTGTAACCGACATCCCCTCTGAGTCGATTGGCAAAGGCTTGAACGAAGAGGTGATTCGGCAGATCTGGGCCAAGAAAGGGGAGCCGGACTTTATGCTAGAGTTCCGGCTGCGGGCCTACCGCCAGTGGCTGAAGATGAGCGAGCCCACCTGGCCCAACGTCAGCTACCCGCCCATTGACTACCAAAACATTGTCTACTACTCGGCCCCTAAGGTGCAGCCCAAGAAAAAGAGCCTGGACGAAGTGGATCCGGTGCTGTTGGAGACCTTCGAGAAATTGGGGATCCCCTTGTCAGAGCAAAAGCGGCTGGCCAATGTGGCGGTGGATGCCATCTTCGACAGCGTTTCGGTAGCCACCACCTTCCGGGAAAAGCTGGCCAAGGAAGGCGTGATCTTCTGCTCCATGTCGGAGGCACTGCGGGAGTATCCAGAGCTGGTGCGCAAGTACTTGGGCAGTGTGGTTCCCATTGCCGATAACTACTACGCTGCGCTGAACTCGGCGGTGTTTAGCGATGGCTCCTTTGTCTATGTGCCCAAAGGGGTGCGCTGTCCCATGGAGCTCTCCACCTATTTCCGCATCAACAACGGCGAATCGGGCCAGTTTGAGCGCACCCTGATCATTGCCGACGAGGGATCCTACGTCAGCTACTTGGAAGGGTGTACTGCCCCCATGTTCGACACCAACCAACTGCATGCGGCGGTGGTGGAGTTAATTGTCCTAGACAATGCCGAGATCAAGTACTCGACGGTGCAGAACTGGTATGCCGGCGACGAAAACGGCAAAGGGGGCATTTACAACTTTGTAACCAAGCGCGGCCTGTGTCAGGGAGCAAACTCCAAGATCTCCTGGACGCAAGTGGAGACCGGCTCGGCCATCACTTGGAAATATCCTAGCTGCGTGTTGGTGGGGGAAAACTCGGTGGGCGAGTTTTACTCGGTTGCCCTAACCAACAACTACCAGCAGGCCGATACCGGCACCAAGATGATTCACGTGGGCCGCAACACCCGCAGCAAAATCATTTCCAAGGGCATCTCGGCTGGGCACTCCAAAAACAGCTACCGCGGCCTGGTCAAAATCGGGCCGAAAGCAGAAGGGGCCCGCAATTTTTCCCAGTGCGATTCCATGTTGATCGGGGATCAGTGCAGCGCCAACACCTTCCCCTATATCGAGGTGCAAAACAACACCGCCAAAGTGGAGCACGAAGCTTCCACCTCTAAGATTGGAGAAGAGCAATTGTTCTACTTCCAGTCCCGCGGCATCTCTGCGGAAGATGCTGTGTCCATGATCATCAGCGGCTTCTGCCGAGAAGTGTTCAACCAACTGCCGATGGAGTTTGCTGTAGAAGCCGATCGGTTGCTGAGCCTGAAGTTAGAGGGATCCGTCGGCTAG
- the sufR gene encoding iron-sulfur cluster biosynthesis transcriptional regulator SufR: protein MDSTRKITGQVAQPASSKQAILVYLRKAGQANAQTLAEHLRISPQAIRRHLKDLEAEGLIKHIAQPNGLGRPQHLYQLSPLGEEQFPASYDEFALGLLNTLAETLGSEQMGSLLHHQWQRKAREYQAQLGSGSLRERLERLVQLRQAEGYMAEYYPYPADLTVPLAAEGSEPYVEQYVLVEHNCAIAQIAHTFPSVCGHELEMFAAALPDCRVERITWQVQGEHPCGYWIAKPAARST from the coding sequence GTGGACAGCACGCGCAAGATCACCGGGCAGGTCGCTCAACCCGCTTCGAGTAAGCAGGCCATCTTGGTCTATCTGCGCAAGGCGGGGCAGGCCAACGCCCAAACTCTGGCAGAGCACCTGCGCATTTCTCCCCAGGCCATCCGCCGCCACCTCAAGGATCTGGAGGCAGAGGGGTTGATCAAACATATCGCTCAACCCAATGGTCTAGGGCGACCCCAGCATCTCTATCAGCTCAGCCCCTTGGGAGAAGAGCAATTTCCCGCCAGCTACGATGAGTTTGCCCTTGGTCTGCTCAACACCCTGGCCGAAACTCTGGGATCCGAACAGATGGGATCCCTTCTCCACCATCAGTGGCAGCGCAAAGCCCGGGAATATCAGGCCCAGCTGGGATCTGGATCCCTACGGGAGCGGCTGGAGCGTTTGGTGCAGTTGCGCCAGGCAGAGGGTTACATGGCGGAGTACTACCCCTATCCTGCCGACCTGACTGTGCCGCTGGCAGCAGAGGGATCCGAGCCTTACGTCGAGCAGTATGTGTTGGTCGAGCACAATTGCGCCATTGCCCAGATTGCCCACACCTTTCCCAGCGTCTGCGGCCACGAGCTGGAGATGTTTGCTGCCGCCTTGCCCGATTGCCGGGTAGAGCGCATCACCTGGCAGGTGCAGGGAGAACACCCCTGCGGCTACTGGATTGCCAAGCCAGCGGCTCGGTCGACTTAA
- a CDS encoding 3-deoxy-7-phosphoheptulonate synthase: MPPQTDNCNIQEVTPLIAPAAVKAKLPLTETAAQVVLSTRQAIRDIIHGRDLHRLVVIVGPCSIHDPAAALEYAHRLKRVADQTREHLVVVMRTYFEKPRTTVGWKGLINDPHLDGSCDIATGLQLARSILLQINELGLACATEMLDPVTPQYTADLVSWAAIGARTIESQTHREMASGLSMPVGFKNGTDGRLEIALNAILSASHPHSFLGIGQDGMTALVKTTGNPDRHIVLRGGGGKTNYGPEDVARAALLMKDQGIPRSVMVDCSHDNSHKNYRKQGSVCRAVLQQYQAGQRALMGLMLESNLYPGKQTWQEGAPLQYGVSITDGCIGWEETEALLWEMAATVEGRALALSH; the protein is encoded by the coding sequence ATGCCCCCTCAAACCGACAATTGCAATATCCAAGAGGTGACTCCCTTGATTGCCCCTGCTGCTGTCAAGGCCAAGCTGCCCCTTACGGAAACGGCAGCCCAGGTGGTGCTCTCCACTCGGCAAGCCATCCGCGACATCATCCACGGACGGGATCTCCATCGCTTGGTGGTGATCGTCGGCCCCTGTTCCATCCACGATCCCGCAGCGGCTCTGGAGTATGCCCATCGCCTCAAGCGGGTGGCCGACCAAACTCGGGAGCACCTAGTGGTTGTCATGCGTACGTATTTTGAGAAACCCCGCACCACGGTGGGCTGGAAGGGCCTGATCAACGATCCCCACCTGGATGGCTCCTGCGACATTGCCACCGGCCTGCAACTGGCCCGTTCCATTCTCTTGCAGATCAACGAGCTGGGCCTGGCCTGTGCCACCGAGATGCTGGATCCGGTGACCCCTCAGTACACGGCAGATCTGGTGAGCTGGGCGGCCATTGGCGCCAGAACCATCGAAAGCCAAACTCACCGGGAAATGGCCAGCGGCCTCTCCATGCCTGTGGGCTTCAAAAACGGCACCGACGGGCGGCTGGAAATTGCGCTCAATGCCATTCTCTCCGCCAGCCATCCCCACAGTTTCCTGGGCATCGGCCAAGATGGCATGACGGCTCTGGTGAAAACCACCGGCAACCCGGATCGGCACATCGTGTTGCGGGGGGGAGGGGGCAAGACCAACTACGGCCCGGAAGATGTGGCGCGGGCGGCACTGCTGATGAAGGATCAAGGGATCCCTCGCTCGGTGATGGTGGACTGCTCCCATGACAACTCCCACAAAAATTACCGCAAGCAGGGATCCGTCTGTCGAGCGGTGCTACAGCAGTACCAGGCGGGGCAGCGGGCTCTGATGGGGCTGATGCTGGAGAGCAACCTCTACCCGGGCAAGCAAACCTGGCAGGAAGGGGCGCCGCTCCAGTACGGGGTTTCCATCACCGATGGCTGCATCGGCTGGGAAGAGACGGAAGCTCTGTTGTGGGAGATGGCAGCGACCGTAGAGGGGAGAGCGTTGGCCCTCAGCCATTGA
- the folB gene encoding dihydroneopterin aldolase yields the protein MELQIPTSVSSDGQQPYPDPDRIPRQPPEQLRDRLIVSGLRYYGYTGLDEAERALGQWFEVDFELWADLRPAALSGQLCDSLDYRSAVAGIAELVKSNQFVLIESLAEAIAEMVLRETGASKAKIRLTKCHPPIPELTGRVTVEIVRP from the coding sequence ATGGAGCTACAGATCCCCACCAGTGTTAGCAGCGACGGTCAGCAGCCCTATCCAGATCCCGATCGGATCCCTCGGCAACCCCCTGAGCAGTTGCGAGATCGGCTGATCGTCTCCGGCCTGCGCTACTACGGTTATACCGGCCTTGATGAGGCGGAACGGGCTTTGGGGCAATGGTTTGAGGTGGATTTCGAGTTGTGGGCGGATCTGCGCCCGGCTGCTCTCAGCGGCCAACTGTGTGATAGCCTCGACTACCGTTCTGCAGTGGCCGGGATTGCGGAACTGGTGAAAAGCAATCAGTTTGTGCTGATCGAGAGCTTGGCGGAGGCGATTGCCGAAATGGTGCTGCGGGAGACAGGGGCCAGCAAAGCTAAGATCCGATTGACCAAGTGTCATCCCCCGATCCCGGAGCTGACGGGGCGGGTTACTGTGGAGATTGTTCGTCCCTAG
- a CDS encoding tRNA-(ms[2]io[6]A)-hydroxylase has product MLALELASRTSEDWIEQATRHIDLVLLDHANCEKKAAGNALSLLFRYPANGRLVETLSPLAREELQHFERVHRHLQRLGIPIKPLSAAPYAGRLNQHLRRSEPEHLLDTLLVAAIIEARSHERLGLLGIHAPDPELRQFYLWLAAAEERHWQLYLDLALEQFPADQVQDRLDTLLQVEAEILSSLHPEPRVHS; this is encoded by the coding sequence GTGCTTGCTCTAGAACTTGCTTCTCGTACCTCTGAGGACTGGATCGAACAGGCTACCCGGCACATCGATCTGGTCTTGCTAGACCACGCCAATTGTGAGAAAAAAGCAGCGGGCAACGCCCTCAGCTTGCTGTTTCGCTACCCGGCTAATGGGCGTTTGGTGGAAACCCTCTCGCCGCTGGCGCGGGAGGAGCTGCAGCATTTTGAGCGGGTGCATCGCCACCTGCAACGGCTGGGGATCCCCATCAAGCCCTTGTCGGCTGCGCCCTATGCGGGTCGCCTAAACCAACACCTGCGCCGCTCTGAGCCAGAGCATCTGCTCGACACCTTGCTGGTGGCAGCCATTATCGAGGCCCGCAGCCACGAACGCTTGGGCCTGTTGGGGATCCACGCGCCCGACCCAGAGCTGCGGCAGTTTTATCTCTGGCTGGCGGCTGCGGAGGAGCGCCATTGGCAGCTTTACTTGGATTTGGCGTTGGAGCAGTTTCCCGCCGATCAGGTGCAGGATCGGCTCGATACTCTACTCCAGGTGGAGGCCGAGATCTTGTCTTCCCTTCACCCCGAACCCCGTGTTCACAGCTAG
- a CDS encoding sensor histidine kinase, with protein MFQATRQWLAFWYTTVTAVLLLLFAGSFYWYVQSTLIERVDDTLGHVVEIVERSLVVDESLLDPQQARRSLEASFRDDPSTLEDDHIDLEWFGPQGTLIWSTVPGGIPAPLLTEGSLHTARIAPGYWLRQFTEPIVAHGKLLGYLRVSHPWFEVSKPTRQLIRDLSLWVVAGLTSVGAIGWMLSGLAMQPIRQSYQQLKQFTADASHELRSPLASIQTAVQVALADSQLDADTRQRWQMVERLCLRLGRLVDDLLFLARHDSGMVPFQPRCCALDALLLQVVEELQGLANQKQIRLKLEIAAPESGKEPSPAQVDPFGFWGDEDQLARLFTNLIENALLHTPPQGEVQVRLEQRLRSGSPELVVRVQDTGPGIPPQALPHVFDRFYRADPARSGDPGRLSGSGLGLAIVKSIAQQHQGQVQVESKLGQGSSFEVILPQRQLEICTPERV; from the coding sequence ATGTTCCAAGCGACGCGACAGTGGTTGGCCTTCTGGTATACAACGGTTACGGCAGTGTTGCTGCTGTTGTTTGCCGGCAGCTTCTATTGGTACGTGCAGTCAACCCTGATCGAGCGGGTGGACGATACCCTTGGCCATGTGGTGGAGATTGTCGAGCGGTCTTTGGTGGTGGATGAGAGCCTCTTGGATCCGCAGCAGGCCCGCCGCAGCTTAGAGGCCAGCTTTCGGGATGATCCCAGCACCCTAGAGGACGATCACATCGACTTGGAGTGGTTCGGCCCTCAAGGAACGCTCATCTGGTCCACGGTACCCGGCGGGATCCCTGCCCCCCTATTGACCGAGGGATCCCTGCACACTGCCCGCATCGCTCCTGGGTATTGGCTGCGTCAGTTCACCGAGCCGATCGTGGCCCATGGGAAGCTGCTGGGCTATCTGCGGGTCAGCCATCCTTGGTTTGAGGTGAGCAAGCCAACGCGACAGTTGATCCGGGATCTTTCCCTGTGGGTGGTGGCCGGCTTGACGAGTGTGGGAGCCATTGGCTGGATGCTCTCCGGTTTGGCCATGCAACCCATCCGGCAGTCTTATCAGCAGCTCAAGCAATTTACCGCCGACGCCTCTCACGAGCTGCGCAGCCCCTTGGCCAGCATTCAAACCGCGGTACAGGTGGCTTTGGCGGATTCCCAATTGGATGCCGACACCCGGCAGCGCTGGCAGATGGTGGAGCGGCTGTGTTTGCGGCTGGGTCGCCTGGTGGATGACCTGCTGTTTCTGGCCCGCCACGACAGCGGTATGGTGCCTTTCCAACCCCGTTGCTGTGCGCTGGATGCTCTGCTGCTGCAGGTGGTGGAGGAGCTGCAGGGCTTGGCCAACCAAAAGCAGATCCGCTTGAAGCTGGAGATTGCTGCCCCTGAGAGCGGGAAGGAACCTTCTCCCGCCCAAGTGGATCCCTTCGGTTTTTGGGGAGATGAAGATCAATTGGCCCGCCTGTTCACCAACCTGATTGAAAACGCCCTTCTCCACACTCCCCCGCAAGGAGAGGTGCAGGTGAGGCTGGAACAACGGCTGCGCTCCGGATCCCCAGAGCTGGTGGTACGGGTACAAGATACCGGGCCAGGGATCCCGCCTCAGGCTCTGCCCCATGTGTTCGATCGCTTTTATCGAGCAGATCCGGCTCGCAGCGGGGATCCCGGTCGCCTCTCGGGGTCAGGTTTGGGGCTGGCGATCGTCAAAAGCATTGCCCAGCAGCATCAAGGTCAGGTGCAGGTGGAGAGTAAGCTGGGCCAGGGATCCAGCTTTGAAGTTATTTTGCCCCAGCGGCAGTTGGAAATCTGTACCCCAGAGAGAGTCTAA